From a single Oreochromis niloticus isolate F11D_XX linkage group LG3, O_niloticus_UMD_NMBU, whole genome shotgun sequence genomic region:
- the LOC109198563 gene encoding uncharacterized protein LOC109198563, whose amino-acid sequence MAPVDVMNPHYGWGLKKNVLKEYTKKYGGKSLDHDSEPLSTAEPGPAEQTVRKILLKKAMCEIFVILANGQRCLMLLSAIQLQVMIVSIFKEEVQKMLIKKGYNKDNIWLMVNGKPLDDDSAPVKKYGIKAGSTVQMTENLERSQVPPLNKENCKLGIILPDGRRLPMMLCPGQLQSMTVSQFKEDILRMWAIHGYTEKHVTLRVEGKTLDNPSALLADCGIKDGSTVQMLLEVFIILPDGRRLPMMLCPGQLQSMTVSQFKEDILRMWAIHGYTEKHVTLRVEGKTLDNPSALLADCGIKAGSTVQMLLEVFIFLPDGRRRVMPLTAKQLHEMTVSQLKMDVLKMLMEESVVEYKKDHVKLHLDGMPLDDDFASKTQYKIKAGKKVQVVIMVHGG is encoded by the exons ATGGCGCCAGTCGATGTTATGAACCCCCACTATGGGTGGGGGTTGAAGAAAAATGTGCTGAAAG AATACACTAAGAAATATGGAGGAAAGTCACTGGACCACGACTCTGAACCACTGTCCACTGCCGAGCCTGGACCAGCTGAGCAGACAGTGAGGAAG ATACTCCTAAAAAAGGCAATGTGTGAAATCTTCGTTATCTTGGCTAATGGTCAAAGGTGTCTGATGCTCCTGAGTGCCATACAGCTGCAAGTAATGATTGTGAGCATTTTCAAAGAGGAGGTGCAGAAAATGCTCATCAAGAAAG GATACAATAAGGATAATATCTGGCTGATGGTTAATGGCAAGCCACTGGATGATGACTCTGCACCAGTGAAAAAATACGGGATCAAAGCCGGCTCAACTGTACAGATG ACAGAGAACCTGGAAAGATCACAAGTTCCCCCCCTAAACAAGGAAAATTGTAAACTTGGCATTATCTTGCCTGATGGTCGGAGGTTGCCGATGATGCTGTGCCCCGGACAGCTGCAAAGTATGACTGTGAGCCAGTTCAAAGAGGACATACTGAGAATGTGGGCCATCCATG GATACACTGAGAAACATGTCACTCTGCGCGTTGAAGGCAAGACACTGGACAACCCGTCTGCATTGCTGGCTGATTGCGGAATCAAAGACGGCTCAACTGTGCAG ATGCTTTTAGAAGTGTTCATTATCTTGCCTGATGGTCGGAGGTTGCCGATGATGCTGTGCCCCGGACAGCTGCAAAGTATGACTGTGAGCCAGTTCAAAGAGGACATACTGAGAATGTGGGCCATCCATG GATACACTGAGAAACATGTCACTCTGCGCGTTGAAGGCAAGACACTGGACAACCCGTCTGCATTGCTGGCTGATTGCGGAATCAAAGCCGGCTCAACTGTGCAG ATGCTTTTAGAAGTCTTCATTTTCTTGCCTGATGGTCGGAGGCGCGTGATGCCTCTGACTGCCAAACAGCTGCACGAAATGACTGTGAGCCAGCTCAAAATGGACGTGCTAAAAATGCTCATGGAGGAAT CTGTTGTAGAATACAAAAAGGATCATGTCAAGCTGCACCTAGATGGCATGCCACTTGACGACGACTTTGCATCAAAGACACAATACAAAATCAAAGCTGGCAAAAAAGTACAGGTGGTGATTATGGTTCACGGAGGATGA